The stretch of DNA TTGTCCTCCCAAGCGATAAGGCTATAAGTGAATGTAAAAAGATCGCTATGTTTAATAAAACTTGCAAATTCGTCGTTTACGATCTTGATAAAAATGGCGACAATTGGATAAAAAAAGAGAGTTTTAGCGGTACTTTTATAGACGCATTAGAATACATAAAAGAAAATTTCAAAGTATAAAATGAAAAATATCGACAAATATTTAAAAGACTTCCTTTTTAGAGTGGGTTCGGGCGTAGCGCAGGTCGCCAAAGAAAAAACAGCACCTATAAGAACAGGCAATCTCAAAAGAGATATAAGGGTATTTGAGGCAAACGCTAGTGAAGTGAAAATAGGAAATACCTTAAAAATAAAATATGCCAAATATGTCCATAGTGGTACAAGAGCTTATACTATCAAACCCAGAAATAAAAAAGCTTTAGCCAATAAAAAGGCGGGATTATTTTTTGGTAAAAAGGTAAAACACCCCGGCATAAAGGCAAATCCATATCTGTTAAACGCTTGGAATATCTACAAAAACGGCGGCTTGAAACGCGCTAGCGACGAGCTAGCGCAAAATGTAGGTAAAGAGATAGTAAAAGAGATAAAAGTGATTTTAAAAAATCAATAAAACATAGTTACTCTGTCGCATCTCCAACAAAAAGACTTTGTTTGATATACTCGCCTTCAAAATTTTGTCTACTATCTATAAGATTATGAATTTCAACCAAATCTAACCATTTCGGTGCAGGTGCAGGCAGTATTTTTAAATCCTCAAGCTCCTTGTTTGCGCTTTTAAGCATAACCCCGCGATGCGTTATGGCCTTTCCGTTTATCGCATAAACATCAAAACCCCCGAATTTATTCGTCGCGGTATCGTCTACGACGTAAACTCCGCCCTGCGTATGATCGCCCCCCGCTTCAAAACATTTTATAAACAAATAGCCCTTATATTGCGTGTGGGCACACCTTACTGGGTTGTATTTTTTGTAATAAAATATATACATATTTGTAAGAAGTTCTTCGTATTTTTCTATATCTGCCTTAATATTTTCATCTTTGCTTTCACATCCGCAAAATACAAACATACCCATAAGTAAAATAACCAAAAACCTTTTCATGCCACCCCTCTCCTTTGTCAAGTAAGCTTATTTTGGTTTAAAAAAAATTATATCAAATTTTTAAATAATATACGCCTTGCCTCTTTTGTCCCTTACCTTTTCAAAGTAACTAAGCGCCAAAGCTAACGCCCAAAAGCGGTCGGCGTGGCCGTGTTCGTTGCGGTCGCTGTCGTAAATAAAGCTTTTAGCGCCCGCTTTTCGCTTTATAGCGTGAAGATCGGCTATTAATGCCGGGTCGTTTGGGATGATTATGCTTTTATCTTCAAAGTGTTTTTTTAAATTTAAAGCCATAGCCTCTTTGCTACTTTGCGTAAAATAGACCCCTTGCACCCTTGAAGGAAAGCGCCTTTTTACCTTTTCGGCTACGCTCATACCGATACCCGTTTTATCTATCTTTTGCATAGCCAAAGGGTTTAGGCGCAAAAAGTCTATGAGTAAATTTTCTTGCGCTTCAAAGCTTGCTTTGGCGATAACGTCTAGCACGCTTAGCTTCTTTACGCCGCCTTCGTCGTATACGGCTATATGAGCCGATCTATCTTTCGTGCGACCCACGTCAAATCCCGCGTATTGCGGGACGCTTTTGGCGGGGAGTGCCGGCGCATAGTCTTTTATACAACTTTTTATAAGCTCCACGCTTAAAAGCGCGTTTTCGTCGTCTATGAATTGGCACTCATACGCGCTCGCCCACGTATCGGCGTCAAAAAGATCGCGCATAGTTTCAAGATCGAAATTTAGACCGTCCTCGATAGCTCTATAAATATCTACTCTATGCCTTGAAAACATATAGTATTTTGTTTCGTTGTCGAATAGCTCGTGAAATAGCGAATTCTCTTCAAACGGCGTAGATAGGATAGTGAGGCGACCCGCTACCGCGCCGATTGAGGGCACGAAAGCATGCCAGATTCGCTTTTGATTTGGATACCAAGCGAACTCATCCATCCAAATATCGCCCGTAAAACCTTGCACCGTACGGAAGTTATGAGCCATAACCCTAATCGTAGCGCCGCTATCTAGGCTCTTTTCGTATTCGCTATTTTTAGCAAAAAGTATGCCGAATTTCTCGGCCCATCCGTCTAGGTAGTTCATTAAAATCCTAGCTTGCTCTTCGCTCGCGCTCAAAAACAGCTGATTACGACCCGCAACGGCTCCAAGCAGCGCATCAAGGCTCGAGGCGTATGAAAAACCTATTTGGCGGGATTTTAGCACGATACGAAACTGAGACGTGTCATTGATAAAATCTTTTTGATAACCGTAAAGCCCGCCCTCATCCATAGCTTTAGCCTTTAGGCTTTCATAGTCTGCGTTCATTATGGTGGTAGGCTTTTTCTTATTTTTTACCTTCGCCTCTTTCGCCTTTTGACCTTCAAGGCGAGATAAAGATGCGGAGAGCATCGCTATTTGTTTTGCTTTACTGTCGCTGCTTTTGCCTTTGCTAAGCTCTGCGATTTGAGCTTTTAAATTTTGAGAGGTTAGGCGGCCTTGTTTATCCTCTTTGCCTTTCCAACGCGACAGAGTAGATACGTCGATCTTGTATTCTTTACTAATTTCAGACAACGAGTATCCAGAGGAGATTAAATTTAAAACGAGTTCTTTCGTCTGCTTAGAATACGCCATTTATTCATCCTCCAAACAAGAGCGCATAAAATCAAGCGTGAAATCGAAATTTAGTATATCCACGCCCCGCTCATCGGTGGCATCTACGCTTGAGTTTTTAAAATTTAAAAGAGGAGTTAGACCCATAAGCTCTTTTAATACAACCTCTCCGGCGCTAATGGGAACAATAACGGTCAAGACGGCTTTATACTGCGCATGGTTAAGCGCGCTTCTTTCGGAAACGAAAATTTTAAAATCGTCTTCGTGTTTTAAAATTAATTTTTCGCAAAACACAATTAGCTCTTTTTCGGTCTTGATATTCTCTACTTCCATACTCTCTCCTTAGACGGCGGCATAAAAATATCCGCTCGTATTTTTCTTTGTCGTAAGTTTGTAAAATTTATCCATCCAATACTCCTCCCACTGCTTAACGTCTTTAAAAGTATCTAAGCTCTCGTCGTATTCATTTGCGCGCTGCTGGATTTTAAGCCAAAGCTTCTGTCCTAAAAGCGCTAACGTATAAAAAGCGGCGGCTTTTGTTTTGCTCGCCTCTTCTACGGCGTATTTGCCTATCTGAGACTCTGCCATTTCTATATACGGTATTATCTCGTCGTCGGCTATCATTTTTAATTTGTTATAGCGTCTAATTTCATCTATGATATTTTGCATCTTATTCCTTTTTAAAAACCTGCTTCAAAACGCTTCAAAACGGCTTCAATTTCAACGAACGTATTTTAAAGATACGTTTGCATTGTTTTAGTATTAAAACAGCTTAAAACGTTTTTATTTGTTATAACCCAAAATTCCGCGCGCTTCGTTTAGGCTAATTATGCCGCTGCTTACCAGCCCAGCTACCAGCTCTCCGTCGTCTTTAAAGTTGCTTACATCGATAGGCTTAAGCTTGATAGGATAGCCGATACTATCGAAAAACCACTCTATTTGCTCTTGTTTTGGGATGATCGTAAGCTCGTTAAAGCTGTGCAGTTGTCCGGTTACCTCTCCGCTGCCTCCAAGCTGTCCGGCGGTCATTACTCCGACCATTCTAGGCGGTACTCCGTGTGCGGCTATGATCTCGTCCCTATTTAGGTTTTTAAGCTTTTCAAAACTAATATCGCTTACCTTGCTTAGATCCTCGATACGTACTTTTGCGTTATCGCCGTTTGCGGTTAAAACCAAAGTTTTGTGCGCATTGCCCGTCCCTTTAAAATTCGAGCCGAAAAATTCTTTAAAGGCGTTAAGCTGCATTTCATCAGGCTCTGAATTTTCAAAGATTATGGCCGTATCGGCTCGGGCGGAGTTTTCAAAAAAGGCGTTATTAAAGCTGTCGGCTTTTTGATTGGTGAGAATCGAGAGCATAGCCGCCAAATAATCGGGCTCTCCGTAAAACCTAGAGTTTGGAGAGTAATAATATAAGTGCTTGGCGTTAAGCGCTATTGATTTATTGTTTTTTACTTGAAATATTTCTTTGCTTTCGTTTACTCTAGCTTCGATAGAGGGAAGTACATAAAGGTTTTTACCCGCAATTTCAACAAAAGCATTTCCAAAAATTTCAAGATTTAATATAAACGCATATAAAAAATCTTTGGGCGTCATAGCGCCACCTTCAAGCTTTGAGCCATCTTCTATATTAGACAACAGTGATGCTTTTAATTGCACAGCTCGCCTGTGATAGGTATTAGCGTAAAAAAGACTTAGCAATCTATCAAAGCTAAAAAACGGCTCTATTAAGCCTTGTGAGTCTTTGCTTTCTTCAGTAAGCTGTGCGCTACCTTGCGCTGCTTTAAAAATTCTATCCATATTTATCCTAAAAATTTTTAATCCAATTCTACGATAAAGATTTTTCGCTTTCTAGCAAGATAAGACATATATGTCTTATTTAGGTTTTTAAAAATCTTATTTTTGGCGAAAATGGCGGAAAAAATAAGGAGTAAGTAATGGCTAGAGAGATAACTGATATGCAAATCAAGTTAATTTCGCTGGTATCAGCAGGTGCTAACAATAAAAAAATCATCTACAAAAATGAGAATTTTAACGAGCTGTTAAGAGTCGATTTTAAAAAGAGCGATGCAGAACAAGGAGTTGTTTATGGGATAGTTTATGCCCCGGACGAAGTGGATACACAAGGAGATTTTGCAAATGCTGACGAAATCAAAAGGGCTACTTATAACTTTATGAAGAGATCGGACCTTAGCTACTGTATAGATGTAAATCATAATTTTAATATTGCAGACGCCTATATATGCGAAAGCTGGATAGTAAAAAGCAAAGATGAATTCTTTAATGAAGAGGGAGCGTGGGCGGTAGGCATCAAAATAGAAGATGAGGAACTGCGAGAGATGATAAAAAACGGAACGATAACTGGACTATCAATGTATGGCAGTGGAGTGATAAAGGGGAGCGAAAAAGAAGATGTCACAAAAGGCGGCGTAATAGCGGCGCTAAAAGAGTTTTTCGGCTCAAGCGAAAATTTTAAAAAAGAAAGTTCAAACAACAAAGGAGAAACAATGGATGAAAATACAGTTGCCGAGCTTGTAAAAGCTGGCATTAGTGCAAATGACGCAAGGCTTGAAACACTTGAAAAATCGGTAAGCGAGCTAACCGCCAAACTTGACGCGATAACAAGCGAGTTAAGCAAATCAAAACAAGACGTAACGATCGAAAAAACGCAAATTTCAGCAAGCAAAGGAATACTATAATGGACGGATTAAACGATATTTTAAAAGGCTCTATGAATGCCACCAATGTTACTCTCTCGGGCTCACTTACACCTGAGCAATCGCATAATTTTATAGACGTTATTAAGCAAAATAACGGCTTTTTGCAAAAAATCCATACTGAAAAAATGGGTCGACTTACTAAAGAGCTCGATGCATGGGACGTAGCAAAAGGAATTTTGGTGCGCGTAGCTAGTGGCGAAAAACCAAACGACTCACAAAGATCGGCTTTAAGCAAAGTAGGTGCAAAGCTAGATGCCAAAAGCGTTCAGCTATTCTCTCGCATCTTGCAAGACGCGTTAGAAGATAATAAGTCAAACCCTAATTTTGAAAAAGAGACTTTTGACGCGTTTGCTAAAGCTTTCGGTAACGATTTGGCGCTTCTTGGCTTTACCGGAGAGAGCGATACTTACGACGGAACTTTTAAGACGCTACATAAAGGCTGGCTACAAGTAGTCAAGGACTCTAGCGACGCAGTTAAATTAACCTATGCAGCATCAGAAAAGGTATCAAATAGACTGAGTGCATTAGTTGGATCTATAGACCCGGACATCGTAAGCGAAGCTAGGATTTTGATAAACCCTTCCGACGTTCAGGAATACAATAAAGAGCTAAGCGCACTAAATTCGCCGCTTCATCTCGTTCAAGGCGGAGCCAACCAAATACTTGGCATTCCATTTGAAATAACTCCTCTTATGCCAAAAGGCACTTATCTAGCTACTCCACTTAAAAACTTAGTTTTAGGAGTAGTTTTAGACATCCGTCGTAACCGCTGGTATGACGCTGAAGAGCGAGCTTTAAAATACGTATTTGATGTATTTACTGATTATGAAGTAGTCGTTAAAAAATGGGCTAGCCTTATGAGTAAGGCATAAAGGAGCGAGCATGATGTACATAGCTAAAGGCAATATATGCGTAAAGGGAAATTTCGTTAAAGAGGGTGAGACAATCACCCTTAATCAAAACGAAGCTAAAAAGTATTTGGACTCCTCAATGATAGAGGTTTTTAAAGAAAATGACTCAAATACACAGTTGCAAGATGAGGACAAATCCTCTGATCAAGACGATAATTTGGGGTCAAAAGAAGAGTGATCGAGGTCAAAATGTCATTAAAAGAAAACATAAAAGAGAACGAAGGCTTTAAAAGCTACATATATCAGGATACTTGTGGGCATCCTACTGTCGGATATGGTTTTAAGGTTTCATCTCTTAGTAAAGACGAACTCTTTTTAAATGGTGGAAGGGTTGAGCCTATGAGTAAAGCGGTAGCAGATCAGATTTTAGAGATGAAGCTTATTAAGCTCATACCTAGCGTTTGTGAAGCTTTTCCTTGGCTGGAAGATAAGCCAAAAAATGTCCAAGACGTGGTAATAGAGATGTGTTATCAAATGGGAGTGCCAGGAGTTAAAAAATTTGTTACCACTCTTAATTTTATAAAGTCTGGCGAATATGAGGCAGCCTATAAGAATGGACTAGATAGCCTTTGGGCAAAACAAACGCCGAACCGAGCAAAGAAGGTGCTAAGTGGGTTACTTGATAACTAAACTTCCTATCGTAGGCTTTGCATTGGCCGCGCTTTTAGGTTTTGCTTGCATAAATTTGTTCCTAGAAAATTCAAGGCTAGAGGGCGTAAATTCCGTCTTGCTTAAAGACCTTGAAAGCGTAAAAGAGAAAAACGAGCGACTAACCAAGGACTACACTACAGTCAAAAACAATCTAAGTGCCTGCGATACAGCTCTTGCTTCACAAAACGAAGCTATAAAGGCTGCTGCGGTAAAGATCGACGATACTCCGTCAAAAGAGGTCGAGAGAATAAAGAAGATCTACGTCAAAGATAAAAGTTGCGAAAGCGAGTTGGCTGCATATAAGGAGCTGTTTAAATGAGAATATTAGTGTTCTTTATGGCGCTCGTTCTGCTTTTTTCAGGCTGTGCAGATAAGCAAGTGTCTGAGCCTATAGTTGTTTATAAAGAAAAATATATACCCGTAAAATGCAATGCCAAAATGCCACTAAAACCCAAAGATAATGGCACGTTTGAGATGGACAAGAAGATTGCTGTTTATTACCGCGATTGCGAAAAAAAACTAAAACAATGTCTTGGAATAAAGGAAGAAGATGGAAAATAGCCTAGATTTTGGCAATGAGATAAGAGAGACAGCTGGATTAATAAATTTAGCTGGATCATGGGGATTAAATGAATTTATCGTCTTTATGGCGATTTTTGGCTTTATAGGCTTTGTGGTGATCTTTTGGCTGCTTAGTAGATATACGAGCAAAAACACTGATTTGATGATCGATGTGGTCAATAAAAATAGTGAAGCGATAAATAAACAAAGCAGCGCCACTGAAAAACTAAGCGATATTTTGGCAGCAAATTTTGCCATAAATAAAGAGAAGCTTAATGAAATACATGATGATGTAAAAGAGATCAAGCATAGCGTAAAGTACACAAGAACGCTAAGAAATAAAAAATTTAGCGAGCATATAAATGATTGAAGTTGGAATTATCAGTGAAGTAAGAGATGACCGTGCAAAAGTTGCCATTGGTTCGATGGTAACTGATTTTTTGCCGGTATTTCAAGCACATGCCAACTCTTATGCAGTGAGCTTTTCACCAATACGTGTAGGAGAGCAAGTGCTAGTGCTACCTGTGCATGATGAGCTAAACTCAGGTGTGGTGCTTCGTGGACTTTATCAAAGTTCATATAAAACTGATGCAACTGATAAGAAAGTACATATAAGTTTTGAAGATGGCATAAAGATGAGCTATGACAGCTCTAGCTCTTGCCTTGAAATTTCATCTCCAAAGCTTATAAACATAACTTGCGATAACGCAAATGTAAAGGCTAAGAATGTGATGGTGGAGGCCAGCGAGACAACAATAAAAAGCGGGGATATCAAGCTGCTCGGCAATACACTCATTGAAGGGTCAATAAATACAGCAGGAAGCGGTGGTGGTAGTGGTAGCTTTGAGATAAATGGAGATGTAAGGATCACTGGCTCAATCACGACAGGTGGCAATGCAAAATTTGGCGGCAGCGTAAGTGATGCGCGTGGCAGCCTAACAGATCATAAAAATAACGGACTTGCGAGGGATTAGTGATGAAATATCTCATTGATATAGAAAACTCTATCAAAGACATACTCCTAACTCCGCTTGGCTCAAGGGTGATGCTACCTGAGTATGGCAGCAGAATTTATGAGCTAATAGATCGCAAGGTGGATGATGAATTTCGTGCTGATCTGGCGTGCTTTGTGATAGAAGCGGTTGAGAAGTGGGAAAAGAGAGTAAAGATCGATGAAGTTCGTCTTATAGGCCTAAAAGATCATAAGCTTAGCTTTAAAGTAGTGCTTATGAGTGGCGATGAGATAGAGGTAAGAGCATGAATTTAAAGCAACTTCCATATCCAAACGTTATTGAGGTACTTAAATATGATGAAATTTTAAATAATGTTAAAAACCTTTTTAAAGAGCATTTAACTGATGATGAAATTTCACTACTTGAAAGCGACAACTACTCGGCCTTACTTGAAACACTAGCATATAGAGAGTTACTCTTGCGAGCCAGGATAAATGATAGCGTTAAGGCTATGTTGCTACCACTTTCTACTGGAGATGACCTTGATAACATAGTAGCGATTTATGGCATAGAGAGACTAAAAGGAGAGAAGCCAACCGCGCAGAGTGAATTTACACTCTCTATGCCAAGAAGCAGCGATACATATTTACCAAAAGGGCTAATTTTACGCAGCGAAAATGGTGAAATCGCAACTTTAAAAAGTGAAGTTGTGATAAGAACAAATGAGCTAAAAGCTGTTGGAGTGATCATCTTGGATGAGTTTACAAAAACCAGCAAAGCAAAGTGCGAATATATCCAAACACCACTGCCTT from Campylobacter concisus encodes:
- a CDS encoding HK97 gp10 family phage protein, which gives rise to MKNIDKYLKDFLFRVGSGVAQVAKEKTAPIRTGNLKRDIRVFEANASEVKIGNTLKIKYAKYVHSGTRAYTIKPRNKKALANKKAGLFFGKKVKHPGIKANPYLLNAWNIYKNGGLKRASDELAQNVGKEIVKEIKVILKNQ
- a CDS encoding terminase large subunit domain-containing protein, with product MAYSKQTKELVLNLISSGYSLSEISKEYKIDVSTLSRWKGKEDKQGRLTSQNLKAQIAELSKGKSSDSKAKQIAMLSASLSRLEGQKAKEAKVKNKKKPTTIMNADYESLKAKAMDEGGLYGYQKDFINDTSQFRIVLKSRQIGFSYASSLDALLGAVAGRNQLFLSASEEQARILMNYLDGWAEKFGILFAKNSEYEKSLDSGATIRVMAHNFRTVQGFTGDIWMDEFAWYPNQKRIWHAFVPSIGAVAGRLTILSTPFEENSLFHELFDNETKYYMFSRHRVDIYRAIEDGLNFDLETMRDLFDADTWASAYECQFIDDENALLSVELIKSCIKDYAPALPAKSVPQYAGFDVGRTKDRSAHIAVYDEGGVKKLSVLDVIAKASFEAQENLLIDFLRLNPLAMQKIDKTGIGMSVAEKVKRRFPSRVQGVYFTQSSKEAMALNLKKHFEDKSIIIPNDPALIADLHAIKRKAGAKSFIYDSDRNEHGHADRFWALALALSYFEKVRDKRGKAYII
- a CDS encoding competence protein CoiA, translating into MQNIIDEIRRYNKLKMIADDEIIPYIEMAESQIGKYAVEEASKTKAAAFYTLALLGQKLWLKIQQRANEYDESLDTFKDVKQWEEYWMDKFYKLTTKKNTSGYFYAAV
- a CDS encoding phage portal protein, producing the protein MDRIFKAAQGSAQLTEESKDSQGLIEPFFSFDRLLSLFYANTYHRRAVQLKASLLSNIEDGSKLEGGAMTPKDFLYAFILNLEIFGNAFVEIAGKNLYVLPSIEARVNESKEIFQVKNNKSIALNAKHLYYYSPNSRFYGEPDYLAAMLSILTNQKADSFNNAFFENSARADTAIIFENSEPDEMQLNAFKEFFGSNFKGTGNAHKTLVLTANGDNAKVRIEDLSKVSDISFEKLKNLNRDEIIAAHGVPPRMVGVMTAGQLGGSGEVTGQLHSFNELTIIPKQEQIEWFFDSIGYPIKLKPIDVSNFKDDGELVAGLVSSGIISLNEARGILGYNK
- a CDS encoding XkdF-like putative serine protease domain-containing protein; this translates as MAREITDMQIKLISLVSAGANNKKIIYKNENFNELLRVDFKKSDAEQGVVYGIVYAPDEVDTQGDFANADEIKRATYNFMKRSDLSYCIDVNHNFNIADAYICESWIVKSKDEFFNEEGAWAVGIKIEDEELREMIKNGTITGLSMYGSGVIKGSEKEDVTKGGVIAALKEFFGSSENFKKESSNNKGETMDENTVAELVKAGISANDARLETLEKSVSELTAKLDAITSELSKSKQDVTIEKTQISASKGIL
- a CDS encoding phage major capsid protein; the encoded protein is MDGLNDILKGSMNATNVTLSGSLTPEQSHNFIDVIKQNNGFLQKIHTEKMGRLTKELDAWDVAKGILVRVASGEKPNDSQRSALSKVGAKLDAKSVQLFSRILQDALEDNKSNPNFEKETFDAFAKAFGNDLALLGFTGESDTYDGTFKTLHKGWLQVVKDSSDAVKLTYAASEKVSNRLSALVGSIDPDIVSEARILINPSDVQEYNKELSALNSPLHLVQGGANQILGIPFEITPLMPKGTYLATPLKNLVLGVVLDIRRNRWYDAEERALKYVFDVFTDYEVVVKKWASLMSKA
- a CDS encoding glycoside hydrolase family protein, with the translated sequence MSLKENIKENEGFKSYIYQDTCGHPTVGYGFKVSSLSKDELFLNGGRVEPMSKAVADQILEMKLIKLIPSVCEAFPWLEDKPKNVQDVVIEMCYQMGVPGVKKFVTTLNFIKSGEYEAAYKNGLDSLWAKQTPNRAKKVLSGLLDN
- a CDS encoding phage baseplate assembly protein V yields the protein MIEVGIISEVRDDRAKVAIGSMVTDFLPVFQAHANSYAVSFSPIRVGEQVLVLPVHDELNSGVVLRGLYQSSYKTDATDKKVHISFEDGIKMSYDSSSSCLEISSPKLINITCDNANVKAKNVMVEASETTIKSGDIKLLGNTLIEGSINTAGSGGGSGSFEINGDVRITGSITTGGNAKFGGSVSDARGSLTDHKNNGLARD
- a CDS encoding GPW/gp25 family protein: MKYLIDIENSIKDILLTPLGSRVMLPEYGSRIYELIDRKVDDEFRADLACFVIEAVEKWEKRVKIDEVRLIGLKDHKLSFKVVLMSGDEIEVRA